From one Butyricimonas faecihominis genomic stretch:
- a CDS encoding glutamine synthetase III has product MAKFRFLALQEIARRKPVECGERPRCSVVFGENVFSMDKMRHYLSIEAYKKLEKAMSEGLAIDRGLADQVAAAMKAWAVERGVTHYTHWFHPLNGATAEKHDSFIDLLPDGDVIESFDGRLLVQQEPDASSFPNGGIRNTFEARGYTAWDPASPAFINNRTLCIPTIFVAYTGEALDFKTPMLKSLAMIDRAAVDICQYFDKDVQRVIATLGWEQEYFLVDEALYNARPDLKLCGRTLMGHSSAKDQQLEDQYFGSIPARVTAFMEELEYECHCLGIPIKTRHNEVAPNQFECAPIFEEANLAVDHNQLLMSTMKKVARRHNFRVLLHEKPYKGVNGSGKHNNWSLLTNTGVNLLSPGKNPKSNMQFLIFLVSTIKAVYEHGDLLKASIVSQGNEARLGGDEAPPVIMSVFLGNYLSGMLDELVEKVSDRKMSPDEKTELKLNVGKIPEIMLDNTDRNRTSPFAFTGNRFEFRAVGSSANCGGPMIALNAAVAEQLIAFKRETDALIEKGVKKDEAIFQILRKYIIESKPVRFEGNGYSKEWREEAARRGLSTVVDCIPALKAYCSEKAKRLFVDNGILSERELEARFEIKNEIYLKKLQIESRVLGDLVLNHIIPTAITYQNTLLTNVTALKNILPDYESVADVQIEAIRTISYHIREIQTMVSDMTEARKQANAIADEVARAEEYTEKVRPYLEKIRYHVDKLELLVDDEIWPLPKYRELLFSR; this is encoded by the coding sequence ATGGCGAAATTTAGATTCTTAGCTTTACAAGAGATTGCCCGTCGTAAACCCGTGGAGTGCGGGGAACGTCCTAGGTGTTCTGTCGTGTTTGGAGAAAACGTGTTTTCAATGGACAAAATGCGCCACTATCTTTCCATCGAGGCTTACAAAAAGTTGGAAAAAGCCATGTCAGAAGGATTGGCGATTGATCGCGGTTTAGCCGATCAGGTGGCCGCCGCGATGAAAGCTTGGGCCGTTGAGCGGGGCGTTACTCACTACACGCACTGGTTTCATCCCTTGAACGGTGCCACGGCAGAGAAACATGATTCTTTTATTGATTTGTTGCCGGATGGTGACGTGATCGAATCGTTTGACGGGCGACTACTTGTCCAGCAAGAACCCGATGCATCCAGTTTCCCGAACGGGGGAATTCGTAACACGTTCGAGGCTCGCGGTTACACGGCTTGGGACCCGGCTTCCCCGGCTTTTATTAACAATCGCACGTTGTGTATTCCCACGATATTCGTGGCTTACACGGGAGAAGCGCTTGATTTTAAGACACCGATGTTGAAATCATTGGCCATGATCGACCGGGCAGCGGTGGATATTTGCCAGTATTTCGATAAAGACGTGCAGCGAGTGATAGCCACGCTGGGATGGGAGCAGGAATATTTTCTGGTGGATGAGGCCCTGTATAATGCCCGTCCTGACCTGAAATTATGTGGTCGCACGCTCATGGGGCATTCTTCCGCGAAGGATCAACAGCTGGAGGATCAATATTTCGGCTCGATCCCGGCACGGGTTACGGCTTTCATGGAAGAGCTGGAATACGAGTGCCATTGCTTGGGAATCCCGATCAAGACCCGCCATAACGAGGTGGCCCCGAATCAGTTCGAGTGCGCCCCGATTTTTGAAGAGGCGAATCTGGCTGTCGATCATAACCAGTTGTTGATGTCCACCATGAAGAAAGTGGCTCGTCGTCATAATTTCCGGGTGCTGTTGCACGAGAAACCCTACAAGGGGGTGAACGGTTCGGGAAAACACAATAACTGGTCGTTGTTGACGAACACGGGAGTGAACCTATTGTCACCGGGTAAGAACCCGAAATCGAACATGCAGTTCTTGATCTTTCTGGTATCAACAATCAAGGCCGTGTATGAACATGGTGATTTGCTGAAAGCATCGATCGTGTCGCAAGGAAACGAGGCCCGGCTGGGAGGAGACGAGGCGCCACCGGTGATTATGTCCGTGTTCTTGGGGAATTACTTGTCGGGAATGCTCGACGAGTTGGTGGAGAAGGTGAGCGACCGAAAGATGAGTCCGGACGAGAAGACCGAGTTGAAATTGAACGTGGGTAAAATTCCGGAGATCATGTTGGATAACACGGACCGTAACCGTACGTCGCCTTTCGCGTTCACCGGGAATCGTTTTGAATTTCGTGCGGTGGGGTCGTCAGCCAATTGCGGGGGACCGATGATCGCGTTGAATGCTGCTGTTGCCGAGCAGTTGATTGCTTTTAAAAGGGAAACGGATGCTTTAATCGAGAAAGGCGTTAAGAAAGACGAGGCAATTTTCCAGATATTACGTAAATACATTATCGAGTCCAAACCCGTACGTTTCGAGGGGAACGGTTACAGCAAGGAATGGAGGGAAGAAGCCGCCCGTCGGGGATTGTCCACGGTGGTGGATTGTATCCCGGCTTTAAAGGCTTATTGCTCGGAGAAGGCTAAGCGGTTGTTCGTGGACAACGGGATATTGAGTGAACGGGAGCTAGAAGCGCGTTTCGAGATCAAGAATGAAATTTATTTGAAGAAATTGCAGATAGAATCTCGTGTTTTGGGTGATCTCGTGTTGAATCATATTATCCCGACCGCGATCACTTACCAGAATACTCTGTTGACGAACGTGACAGCGCTGAAGAATATCTTGCCGGATTATGAATCCGTGGCTGACGTGCAAATCGAGGCCATCCGCACGATTTCCTATCATATCCGGGAGATCCAGACGATGGTGTCTGATATGACGGAAGCTCGCAAACAAGCCAACGCGATTGCCGACGAAGTGGCACGGGCCGAGGAATACACGGAAAAGGTTCGCCCCTATCTGGAGAAGATCCGTTATCACGTGGATAAGCTGGAATTACTCGTGGACGACGAGATCTGGCCGTTGCCGAAATACCGGGAACTGTTGTTCTCCCGGTAG
- a CDS encoding KilA-N domain-containing protein, with amino-acid sequence MVKKAVIQVRDTMIRTLQENGIDYICITDIARQKNPVEPKDVVKNWMRVKNTLEYLGLWEKLNNLNFKGVEFDPLLNEAGNNAFTMSPSRWVETTGAIGIITKNGAGGGTYAQRDIAFKFASWVSVEFELYLIKEFQRLKEQEQAQLGWSAKRELSKINYHIHTDAIKQNLIPEELSPARVSQMYANEADVLNVAMFGMTAFEWREAHPDLKGNIRDYATINELICLSNMENLNAVFIQEGMAQQERLLKLNRIAIQQMRVLADMDGRKLIK; translated from the coding sequence ATGGTAAAAAAGGCGGTTATACAGGTTCGGGACACGATGATCCGGACGTTACAGGAAAATGGAATAGACTACATCTGTATCACAGATATTGCTCGTCAGAAGAACCCGGTTGAACCTAAAGATGTGGTGAAGAATTGGATGAGGGTAAAGAATACTTTGGAATATCTTGGTCTGTGGGAGAAATTGAATAATCTCAATTTTAAAGGGGTCGAATTCGACCCCCTTTTGAACGAGGCGGGAAACAATGCTTTCACCATGAGTCCGTCTCGTTGGGTGGAAACAACGGGAGCTATTGGTATTATCACAAAAAATGGGGCGGGAGGAGGCACGTACGCCCAAAGGGATATTGCGTTTAAATTTGCCAGTTGGGTTTCCGTGGAATTTGAATTATACTTGATCAAGGAATTCCAGCGTCTGAAAGAACAGGAGCAAGCTCAACTCGGTTGGTCGGCCAAACGGGAACTTTCAAAAATCAACTACCATATCCACACGGATGCGATTAAGCAAAATCTGATCCCGGAAGAGCTTTCTCCGGCACGGGTTTCTCAAATGTATGCTAATGAGGCAGACGTACTGAACGTGGCCATGTTCGGGATGACGGCTTTCGAATGGCGGGAGGCGCACCCGGATTTGAAGGGTAATATTCGGGATTATGCCACGATCAATGAGTTGATCTGCCTCTCGAACATGGAAAATTTGAATGCCGTTTTTATTCAGGAAGGTATGGCTCAACAAGAGCGTTTGTTGAAATTGAACCGGATTGCCATCCAACAAATGCGAGTGTTGGCGGACATGGACGGAAGGAAGCTGATAAAATAA
- a CDS encoding aminopeptidase C: MKKIQVTLVTLLLTGASLCAQTIGEKELNDIKGSFQKDASTKAIQNVLTNDKNIRDNALNREIQGKIDHYFKYRVKVQGITDQQSSGRCWMFTSMNVLRPSIIEKYNLTGFDFSHNYLYFWDMFEKSNLFLENMIATANKPMDDRDVTFMFQAPVGDGGVWNLYYNLGEKYGVVPKEVMPETAHSNNTSAMGSLINERLRKGGYTIREMAAQGKKIKELRAEKVSVLKDIYRILALCLGEPPTTFTWRYKDRNGEIKELANYTPQQFYKEITPADYNPKNYIMIMNDPTREYYKVYDIQNYRNTIEGINWVYLNLPNEDIKEAAIASIKGNEAMYTSSDVGKYFNRETGILDPEMYDYNSLMGVDFSMDKKTRILTRQSGSAHAMSLVAVDVDANGKPTKWEFENSWGPQAGHNGYLTFTDKWFDEYIFRVVIHKKYLGEKALKALDQKPILLPMWDYMF; this comes from the coding sequence ATGAAGAAAATACAAGTTACATTAGTTACTTTATTACTGACCGGGGCGTCGCTATGCGCCCAAACGATCGGTGAAAAAGAACTGAATGACATCAAGGGGAGTTTCCAGAAAGACGCTTCCACGAAAGCTATTCAGAACGTGTTGACCAATGACAAAAATATCCGGGATAATGCCCTTAACCGGGAGATTCAAGGAAAAATAGACCACTATTTCAAATATCGGGTAAAAGTACAGGGTATCACGGATCAGCAAAGTTCCGGACGCTGCTGGATGTTTACCTCCATGAACGTGTTACGTCCGAGCATCATCGAGAAATACAACCTCACGGGATTCGATTTCTCTCACAACTATCTCTATTTTTGGGATATGTTCGAAAAATCCAATCTTTTCTTGGAGAATATGATTGCCACGGCCAACAAGCCGATGGACGACCGGGACGTGACCTTCATGTTCCAAGCTCCCGTGGGTGATGGCGGTGTATGGAACCTCTATTACAACTTGGGAGAAAAATACGGTGTTGTACCCAAGGAAGTCATGCCGGAAACCGCTCACTCGAACAACACGAGTGCCATGGGATCATTGATCAACGAACGTCTCCGCAAAGGGGGATACACCATCCGAGAAATGGCCGCTCAAGGCAAAAAAATCAAAGAACTGCGTGCAGAGAAAGTATCTGTTTTGAAAGATATTTATCGCATTTTGGCTCTCTGCTTAGGTGAACCGCCAACCACGTTCACTTGGAGATACAAGGACAGAAACGGGGAGATCAAGGAACTGGCAAACTACACGCCTCAACAATTCTACAAGGAGATCACACCTGCTGATTATAACCCGAAGAATTACATCATGATCATGAACGACCCGACCCGGGAATATTATAAAGTATATGATATTCAAAACTACCGGAACACGATTGAAGGTATCAACTGGGTATACTTGAACCTGCCAAACGAGGACATCAAAGAAGCCGCTATCGCATCCATCAAAGGGAACGAGGCCATGTATACCTCCAGCGACGTGGGCAAGTATTTCAACCGGGAAACCGGAATCCTTGATCCGGAAATGTACGACTACAATTCATTGATGGGCGTAGATTTCTCCATGGACAAGAAAACCCGCATCCTGACCCGCCAAAGCGGTTCCGCCCACGCCATGTCATTAGTTGCCGTGGACGTTGATGCGAACGGCAAACCCACAAAATGGGAATTCGAGAACAGTTGGGGCCCGCAAGCCGGACACAACGGTTATCTCACTTTCACCGACAAATGGTTTGACGAATACATCTTCCGGGTAGTTATTCACAAAAAATACTTGGGAGAAAAAGCATTGAAAGCATTAGATCAGAAACCGATTTTGCTGCCGATGTGGGACTATATGTTCTAA
- the lpdA gene encoding dihydrolipoyl dehydrogenase, translating to MKYDLIVIGSGPGGYVAAIRASQLGMTVAVVERAELGGICLNWGCIPTKSLLKSAQVLEYAHHAADYGVKIENAAPDFDAIIARSRGVADKMSKGIQYLFKKNNITVIEGHGKLTAEKTVEVTNAAGEKTIFEAQHIVLATGARSRQLPNIPQDGKRIIGYRQALTLDHKPESMIVVGSGAIGSELAYFYNAMGTKVLLVEFMPTILPLEDEEVSKQVGRSFKKAGINVMVKSSVESVESGEGLLKVNIKNKKGEIEVHEAEIVLSAVGIAPNVENIGLEELNIEMERGRVKVDDYYRTNVEGVYAIGDIVHGPALAHVASAEAICCVEHIAGVHTEPIDYSNIPGCTYTTPEVASVGLNETKALEAGYEIKIGKFPFTASGKASAAGANEGFIKLIFNAADNTLLGAHMVGMNVTEMIAEMVLARKVKATAHDIIKTVHPHPTMSEAVMEAAAAAYDEVIHI from the coding sequence ATGAAATACGACTTAATCGTGATTGGTAGTGGTCCCGGAGGATACGTAGCTGCCATTCGTGCGTCTCAATTAGGAATGACCGTGGCCGTTGTAGAACGTGCCGAACTGGGAGGTATTTGCCTGAACTGGGGATGTATTCCCACGAAATCCCTGCTTAAATCCGCACAAGTGTTGGAATACGCCCATCACGCTGCAGATTACGGGGTAAAGATCGAGAATGCCGCACCCGATTTCGATGCCATCATCGCCCGTAGCCGGGGAGTTGCCGATAAGATGAGCAAAGGAATCCAGTACTTGTTCAAGAAGAATAACATCACCGTGATCGAAGGTCATGGAAAACTGACCGCAGAGAAAACCGTAGAGGTGACAAACGCTGCCGGAGAAAAGACCATTTTCGAGGCCCAACATATCGTTCTAGCCACGGGCGCCCGTTCCCGCCAGTTGCCGAATATCCCCCAGGATGGAAAACGGATTATCGGTTACCGTCAGGCCTTAACTCTTGATCACAAACCGGAATCCATGATCGTGGTAGGCTCCGGGGCAATCGGTTCCGAATTGGCATATTTCTACAATGCCATGGGTACCAAAGTATTGTTGGTTGAATTCATGCCGACCATCCTGCCGCTTGAAGACGAGGAAGTATCCAAACAAGTAGGTCGTTCTTTCAAGAAAGCCGGAATCAACGTGATGGTGAAATCTTCCGTGGAAAGCGTTGAAAGCGGAGAAGGTTTGTTGAAAGTGAACATCAAAAACAAGAAAGGCGAGATCGAAGTACACGAGGCTGAAATCGTGTTGTCTGCCGTGGGTATTGCCCCGAACGTGGAAAACATCGGTCTGGAAGAATTGAATATTGAAATGGAAAGAGGTCGTGTAAAAGTAGACGACTACTACCGCACGAACGTGGAAGGCGTTTACGCTATCGGTGACATCGTTCACGGCCCGGCATTGGCTCACGTGGCATCTGCCGAGGCTATCTGCTGCGTGGAACACATCGCGGGAGTACACACGGAACCGATCGACTATTCCAACATCCCCGGATGTACCTACACGACACCGGAAGTTGCATCTGTCGGCCTGAACGAGACAAAAGCGCTTGAAGCCGGTTATGAAATCAAGATCGGTAAATTCCCGTTCACTGCATCAGGCAAAGCGAGTGCAGCCGGGGCAAACGAAGGATTCATCAAATTAATCTTCAACGCTGCCGACAATACCTTGCTGGGGGCTCACATGGTAGGAATGAACGTGACCGAAATGATTGCTGAAATGGTACTTGCCCGCAAGGTAAAAGCTACCGCTCATGACATCATCAAAACGGTTCACCCGCACCCGACAATGAGCGAGGCCGTGATGGAGGCTGCTGCTGCCGCTTACGACGAAGTAATCCATATTTAG
- a CDS encoding electron transfer flavoprotein subunit beta/FixA family protein — protein MKGLKIVVLAKQVPDTRNVGKDAMKADGTVNRAALPAIFNPEDLNALEQALRLKDTIEGTTVHVLTMGPGRAAEIIREAMYRGADGGYLLSDRAFAGSDTLATSYALSCALRNLEYDLIICGRQAIDGDTAQVGPQVAEKLALPQVTYAEEIQGCDGKIVTIKRRLERGIEVATCPMPCVVTVNGSAAPCRPRNARFVMKYKNAKGTQEAQDANEDYFALVNERPYLKLTEWSVNDIQSNPEDLGLSGSPTKVKNIESVVFQAKEAKVLSGTDAELDAMMKELITNHTIG, from the coding sequence ATGAAAGGACTAAAAATTGTTGTTCTTGCTAAGCAGGTTCCCGATACGAGAAACGTGGGGAAAGATGCGATGAAAGCAGACGGAACTGTAAACAGGGCAGCTTTACCTGCCATCTTCAATCCTGAGGATTTAAATGCTTTAGAGCAAGCTTTAAGATTAAAAGATACAATTGAAGGGACAACCGTTCATGTACTGACGATGGGACCCGGCCGTGCTGCCGAGATCATCCGTGAGGCTATGTACCGGGGTGCAGATGGAGGTTATTTATTGTCTGATCGTGCTTTTGCCGGTTCGGATACGTTGGCAACTTCTTACGCTTTATCTTGCGCGTTACGCAATTTGGAATATGATCTGATCATTTGCGGTCGTCAGGCTATTGACGGGGATACCGCTCAGGTAGGTCCGCAGGTGGCTGAGAAGTTGGCTTTACCGCAGGTTACCTATGCTGAAGAAATTCAAGGTTGTGACGGGAAAATCGTGACGATCAAACGTCGTTTGGAAAGAGGTATTGAAGTGGCTACTTGCCCGATGCCTTGCGTGGTGACCGTGAACGGTTCTGCCGCTCCTTGTCGTCCGAGAAACGCACGTTTCGTGATGAAATACAAGAACGCGAAGGGTACTCAAGAGGCACAGGATGCCAACGAGGATTATTTTGCGTTGGTGAACGAACGCCCGTATTTGAAATTGACCGAATGGAGCGTGAACGATATTCAGAGTAATCCGGAAGATCTCGGTTTGAGCGGATCTCCGACCAAGGTGAAGAATATCGAGAGTGTGGTGTTCCAGGCGAAAGAGGCTAAAGTACTTTCCGGCACGGATGCCGAATTGGATGCCATGATGAAAGAGTTGATAACTAACCATACAATCGGGTAA
- a CDS encoding electron transfer flavoprotein subunit alpha/FixB family protein: MNSVFVYCEIEEGTVADVSLELLTKGRALATKLGVKLEAIALGEGLKDVEKQVFPYGVDVLWVGDDARLAPYTTLPHTKMLVRLFDAEKPQVALMGATSVGRDLGPRVSSALHSGLTADCTSLEIGEYTDAKSGKKYENLLYQIRPAFGGNIVATIVNPECRPQMATVREGVMKKEIFNLQHQGEVKKLNVDEYLDDTDLVVKVIERHMEKSKVNIKAAPIIVAGGYGVGSKENFNLLYELASVLGGEVGASRAAVDAGFCEHERQIGQTGTTVRPKLYIACGISGQIQHTAGMEESSMVIAINTDANAPINKFADYVITGDLNVVIPKMIQYYKKNSK; encoded by the coding sequence ATGAACAGTGTATTTGTATATTGCGAAATAGAAGAGGGTACGGTTGCTGACGTGAGTCTCGAATTATTGACCAAAGGACGTGCCCTTGCAACAAAACTTGGCGTGAAGCTGGAAGCTATCGCTTTGGGCGAAGGACTGAAAGATGTTGAAAAACAAGTATTCCCTTATGGGGTGGACGTACTTTGGGTAGGTGACGATGCTCGCTTGGCTCCTTACACGACGTTACCTCACACGAAAATGTTGGTACGTTTGTTTGACGCTGAGAAACCGCAAGTGGCTTTGATGGGAGCAACCAGTGTGGGACGTGATTTAGGTCCTCGTGTGTCCTCTGCATTACATAGCGGTTTGACGGCTGACTGTACGAGTCTTGAAATCGGTGAATATACCGATGCCAAGAGTGGAAAAAAATACGAGAATTTGTTATACCAAATTCGTCCGGCATTCGGAGGAAATATCGTAGCCACGATCGTGAACCCGGAATGTCGTCCGCAGATGGCTACGGTTCGCGAGGGTGTGATGAAGAAAGAAATTTTCAATCTTCAACATCAGGGGGAAGTAAAGAAGTTGAACGTGGACGAGTATTTGGATGATACCGACTTGGTGGTAAAGGTGATCGAGCGCCACATGGAGAAATCCAAAGTGAACATTAAAGCTGCACCGATCATTGTTGCCGGAGGATACGGTGTCGGTTCTAAAGAGAACTTTAACTTATTATATGAATTGGCCTCTGTTTTAGGTGGGGAAGTAGGTGCTTCTCGTGCCGCTGTTGATGCCGGGTTCTGCGAACACGAACGTCAGATCGGACAGACAGGAACAACGGTTCGTCCTAAATTATATATTGCTTGCGGTATCTCCGGACAAATCCAGCATACTGCCGGAATGGAAGAGTCTTCTATGGTAATTGCTATTAACACGGATGCAAACGCTCCGATTAATAAATTTGCCGATTACGTGATCACGGGTGACTTGAACGTGGTTATCCCAAAAATGATCCAGTATTATAAGAAGAACAGCAAATAA
- a CDS encoding Acyl-CoA dehydrogenase C-terminal domain-containing protein — protein sequence MANFYTDNEDLKFHLGHPLMQKIVALKERNFEDAGKCEIAPRDFEDAMDNYDRVLEIVGDICGNVLAENAEGVDHEGPEVIDGRVKYAAGTQQNHDMLAQAGLYGMSLPREYDGLNFPMVPYVMAAELVSRGDGGFANIWGLQDCAETIHEFANEEQKRQYLPRAAKGDTYAMDLTEPDAGSDLQSVQLKATYCEKDGKWYLNGVKRFITNGDAHISLVLARSEEGTHDGRGLSMFIYDKANGGMTVRRIENKLGIKGSPTCELVFKDAPAELVGERKLGLIKYVMSLMNGARLGVGAQSVGIAEAAYREGLKYAQERRQFGKAIIEFPAVYEMLTNMEAKLQAARSVLYETSRFVDMYKAYTHIANERTLNKEEREEMKKYQKLADIFTPLLKLFSSEYANEIAYDALQIHGGSGFMKDYPIERLVRDARITNIYEGTSQLQVVAAIRGVTTGQFLKQIREEYEQASIRPEQEYVREILKGMTGAFEAAVTKVTAVGETEYVDFHARRLVEMAGYIILGYLLLLDSQRCDRFAKSAEIFVKYGQSKVAGYAAFINDFELKDLGMYKK from the coding sequence ATGGCAAATTTCTATACAGATAACGAGGATTTAAAGTTCCACTTGGGACATCCCTTGATGCAGAAGATTGTTGCTTTGAAAGAGCGCAATTTCGAGGATGCAGGGAAATGCGAGATCGCACCGCGTGATTTCGAGGATGCAATGGATAATTATGATAGAGTGTTGGAGATCGTGGGAGACATTTGTGGTAACGTGCTGGCTGAAAATGCAGAGGGCGTGGATCACGAGGGACCGGAAGTGATTGACGGTCGCGTAAAATATGCTGCCGGGACTCAACAGAATCATGATATGCTGGCTCAGGCCGGATTGTACGGTATGTCATTACCGCGTGAGTATGACGGGTTGAACTTCCCGATGGTACCTTACGTGATGGCAGCAGAGTTAGTTTCCCGTGGTGATGGCGGTTTCGCTAACATTTGGGGATTACAGGATTGTGCTGAAACGATTCACGAGTTCGCCAACGAGGAACAAAAACGTCAGTACTTACCCCGTGCCGCTAAGGGCGATACTTACGCCATGGACTTGACCGAGCCGGATGCAGGATCGGATTTGCAGTCTGTACAGTTAAAAGCTACCTATTGCGAGAAAGATGGCAAATGGTATCTGAATGGTGTGAAACGTTTCATCACGAATGGTGACGCTCACATTTCATTGGTACTTGCCCGTTCAGAAGAGGGTACGCATGACGGACGTGGTTTGTCCATGTTTATCTATGACAAGGCTAACGGCGGAATGACCGTTCGTCGTATCGAGAATAAATTGGGAATCAAAGGTTCTCCGACTTGTGAGTTGGTGTTCAAGGATGCTCCGGCTGAATTAGTGGGAGAGCGTAAACTTGGATTGATCAAGTACGTGATGTCTTTGATGAACGGAGCCCGTTTGGGTGTTGGTGCTCAATCTGTGGGTATTGCAGAGGCCGCTTACCGCGAAGGTTTGAAATATGCTCAAGAAAGACGTCAGTTCGGTAAAGCAATTATCGAATTCCCGGCTGTATACGAGATGTTGACCAACATGGAGGCTAAATTACAAGCCGCACGTTCTGTGCTTTACGAGACGAGCCGTTTTGTAGATATGTACAAGGCTTACACGCACATTGCTAACGAGCGGACCTTGAACAAAGAAGAGCGTGAGGAGATGAAGAAATACCAGAAGTTGGCTGATATCTTCACCCCGTTATTGAAATTGTTCTCCAGCGAGTATGCGAACGAGATTGCTTACGACGCTTTGCAGATACACGGAGGTTCCGGGTTCATGAAGGATTACCCGATTGAGCGTTTGGTTCGTGATGCACGTATCACGAATATCTATGAGGGAACTTCTCAGTTGCAGGTCGTAGCAGCCATTCGTGGTGTGACCACGGGACAATTCTTGAAACAAATCCGTGAGGAATACGAGCAAGCTTCTATCCGTCCGGAACAAGAATATGTTCGTGAGATATTGAAAGGTATGACCGGGGCATTCGAGGCTGCCGTGACGAAAGTAACGGCTGTTGGAGAAACTGAATACGTGGATTTCCATGCACGTCGTTTGGTTGAAATGGCAGGATATATCATTTTGGGTTACCTGTTATTATTAGACTCTCAACGTTGCGATCGTTTTGCTAAATCTGCCGAGATTTTCGTGAAATACGGTCAGTCAAAAGTTGCCGGATATGCAGCATTTATCAATGACTTCGAATTGAAGGATTTGGGAATGTATAAAAAATAA
- a CDS encoding DUF3276 family protein yields MEGYEQNDGMDTNDRDEIYSNAVKAGKRTYFFDVKATRNNDYYLTITESKKKFDNNGNPSYEKHKVFLYKEDFDKFVEGLEEAIGVVKAAINGELPEKNTDL; encoded by the coding sequence ATGGAAGGATACGAACAAAACGACGGAATGGATACGAATGATAGAGATGAAATCTATTCCAATGCAGTGAAAGCAGGGAAAAGAACTTATTTTTTTGATGTGAAGGCGACCCGTAATAATGATTATTATTTGACGATCACCGAGAGCAAGAAAAAATTTGATAATAACGGTAATCCAAGCTACGAGAAACATAAAGTGTTCTTGTATAAAGAAGACTTTGACAAGTTTGTCGAGGGCTTAGAAGAGGCTATTGGCGTGGTAAAAGCTGCAATCAATGGCGAACTTCCGGAAAAGAATACTGACCTGTAA